A window of the Schistocerca nitens isolate TAMUIC-IGC-003100 chromosome 5, iqSchNite1.1, whole genome shotgun sequence genome harbors these coding sequences:
- the LOC126260607 gene encoding uncharacterized protein LOC126260607 codes for MSSSAEQVLYVSDEKWNEFYSTPLHHYEHSCPVREIRKVVNHCQNGSTPRLKLPPNLIRLSIRENMYPTALKMSVVKPVYKKGRKEDVSSYRPISLIPTFSKIFESIILSQLWLQKRAKYNHNSYTVHP; via the exons ATGTCTTCATCAGCA GAACAGGTACTGTATGTGTcggatgagaaatggaatgaattctACTCAACCCCACTGCATCATTATGAACATAGTTGTCCAGTCAGGGAAATCCGAAAGGTAGTTAACCACTGTCAAAATGGAAGTACTCCCAGACTAAAACTCCCACCAAATCTGATTAGGCTCAG cattagagaaaacatgtatccaacagctctaaaaatgagtgtagtgaaaccagtgtataaaaagggacGTAAGGAAGATGTCTCCAGCTATAGACCGatatcattaattcccacttttagtaagatattcgaaagcattatcctttctcagttatggcttcagaaaagagctaagtatAACCACAacagttacacagttcatccataa